One window from the genome of Lacerta agilis isolate rLacAgi1 chromosome 18, rLacAgi1.pri, whole genome shotgun sequence encodes:
- the CALR3 gene encoding calreticulin-3, whose amino-acid sequence MGRFARLLLAALAAALALPARGTIYFQEQFLDGAKWKERWVLSQHKSNYGKFRVTAGSFYGDRETDKGLQTTENVRFYAISSRFKPFSNRGKPLVIQYTVKHEQKIDCGGGYVKIFPSDLDQKNMSGESLYYVMFGPDICGSDIKKVHVILNHKNKLYPIKRQIRCKVDGFTHLYTLVLRPDRTYEVKIDNKRVASGDLEDDWDFLPPRKINDPTVRKPDNWDDVAEIDDPEDAKPEDWDVPEYIVDNSAEKPKDWDAVAQGPWEPPQLKNPLYRGEWQPRKIPNPRFKGIWPHPQIANPEYLPDTTISIYENISVIGLDLWQVRSGTIFDNFLITDDEGYAEEFGDETWGETKDPEQRMNKQQIEEEKQRERREAEEEARKKEKKKKKKKKKKKRKEKKKRKTTPESRIVAQKEEL is encoded by the exons ATGGGCCGCTTCGCCcggctgctgctggctgccctGGCCGCGGCCCTGGCCCTGCCCGCCCGAGGCACCATCTACTTCCAGGAGCAGTTCCTGGACGGAG CAAAATGGAAAGAGAGGTGGGTGCTCTCTCAGCACAAATCCAACTACGGGAAGTTCCGGGTGACGGCCGGGAGCTTTTACGGAGATCGCGAAACGGACAAAG GTCTGCAGACGACGGAGAACGTCCGGTTTTATGCCATTTCGTCACGGTTTAAGCCCTTCAGCAACAGAGGGAAGCCTTTGGTCATTCAGTACACCGTGAAGCACGAGCAGAAGATTGACTGCGGTGGCGGATACGTGAAAATCTTCCCTTCCGACCTGGACCAAAAGAACATGAGCGGAGAATCCCTGTATTATGTCATGTTCG GGCCTGACATCTGCGGCTCCGACATAAAGAAGGTCCACGTCATTTTAAACCACAAGAACAAACTCTATCCCATTAAGAGGCAAATCCGCTGCAAA GTGGACGGATTCACTCACCTTTACACGCTGGTTCTAAGGCCCGACCGCACGTACGAAGTGAAAATCGACAACAAGAGGGTAGCGTCCGGCGACTTGGAAGACGACTGGGATTTCTTGCCCCCGCGGAAGATAAACGACCCAACGGTGAGGAAGCCGGACAACTGGGACGACGTCGCCGAAATCGACGACCCGGAGGATGCCAAGCCGGAG GACTGGGACGTCCCCGAGTACATTGTAGACAACAGCGCTGAGAAACCCAAGGACTGGGATGCCGTGGCACAAGGCCCCTGGGAGCCCCCCCAGCTCAAGAATCCACTTTACCGG GGGGAGTGGCAGCCCCGGAAGATCCCCAACCCCAGGTTCAAAGGCATCTGGCCTCACCCGCAAATCGCTAATCCAGAGTACCTGCCGGACACCACCATTTCCATCTACGAGAACATCAGTGTCATCGGGCTGGACCTGTGGCAG GTGCGATCGGGAACCATTTTCGACAACTTCTTGATCACGGATGACGAAGGATACGCGGAAGAATTTGGGGACGAGACCTGGGGAGAAACAAAG GACCCCGAGCAGAGAATGAATAAGCAGCAGATCGAGGAAGAGAAGCAGCGGGAGCGAAGGGAAGCCGAGGAGGAGGccagaaagaaggagaagaaaaagaagaagaagaagaagaagaagaagaggaaggagaaaaagaagaggaaaaccacCCCAGAGTCGAGGATTGTGGCACAGAAGGAGGAGCTCTGA
- the C18H19orf44 gene encoding uncharacterized protein C19orf44 homolog gives MASDLSDLSDLGRRELEGASLAETPTPPQTGPHRRFVKQKPQEVAPDTQQARPSPAARTGFAAASRGERSSAVLRKLAQIESKIRSRKARQDVGREPTTDEEISLSDFSRSPKPGGRGSLGKATGLKETTAPIRSSSEGGTEIGRPAPPKELGEQDDLLGRKKWIRSPPTPPSSHPRSPLPGKTFLKRPTPRSPSPPGKHPPARLSRGAFRSSTPAGSPSPDASSVPPREASLSERSVVRSLDELFLAADGGTSDDDSASSSDFRVNVLSLDDLAPAAASQSEVSGEVRYPPFSELFNGPAMPTGSKEELGASPFAAVTQSPFKAQSPPRREAAPLEEEEEETEEKDDPGETEISERLNSTSAGSSHPEEEEEDEEEEEEGSPTSAEYSEDFESSVASGERPSSRDPSGAWAPSEHPASSSLTCPPQGARTTHLPARVVVKDAAVQTGRSSLAYCWLQGDAPAALGPAMGAGIPLETPPIASHVVSLETLEALTTYSPAVFALNELLKQNMLLIRQFADAARRLHASWVASLEEEGGFHYHTLEEAKEYIERHKPPPLTVEQALRELERRGQAAF, from the exons ATGGCCAGTGACCTGAGCGACCTCTCTGACCTGGGAAGGAGGGAGCTGGAGGGGGCAAGCTTGGCAGAGACCCCAACACCGCCGCAGACTGGACCCCACCGCCGGTTTGTCAAGCAGAAACCCCAGGAGGTGGCCCCAGACACCCAGCAGGCAAGGCCCAGTCCTGCCGCAAGGACAGGGTTTGCCGCTGCTTCCAGAGGGGAGAGGTCAAGCGCCGTCCTTAGGAAGCTGGCGCAGATCGAGAGCAAGATCCGCAGCCGGAAGGCCAGGCAGGACGTCGGCCGGGAGCCCACGACGGACGAGGAGATTTCCCTGAGCGACTTCAGCCGCAGCCCCAAGCCGGGAGGACGAGGGAGCCTGGGAAAAGCCACGGGGCTGAAGGAGACCACGGCCCCCATCCGAAGCAGCAGCGAGGGTGGCACAGAGATAGGCAGGCCGGCCCCTCCCAAGGAATTGGGGGAGCAGGATGACCTGCTGGGCAGGAAG AAATGGATCCGGTCCCCGCCAACCCCACCTTCTTCCCACCCGAGGTCTCCTTTGCCCGGCAAAACTTTCCTGAAGAGGCCCACGCCCAGGAGTCCTTCCCCACCAGGCAAGCACCCCCCGGCACGGCTGAGCAGGGGAGCATTTCGTTCCTCGACCCCGGCGGGCTCCCCTTCCCCCGACGCGAGCTCCGTGCCCCCGAGGGAGGCGTCTCTCTCCGAGCGAAGCGTGGTGCGGTCCCTCGACGAGCTCTTCTTAGCGGCGGATGGCGGGACCAGCGACGACGACTCCGCCAGCAGCAGCG ATTTCAGAGTGAACGTGTTGAGCCTGGACGACTTGGCCCCCGCTGCAGCCAGCCAGAGCGAAGTGTCGGGAGAGGTAAGATACCCCCCGTTTAGTGAACTTTTCAAT GGACCTGCGATGCCGACGGGGTCAAAGGAGGAGCTGGGAGCCTCCCCTTTTGCTGCCGTCACCCAAAGCCCCTTCAAAGCCCAGAGTCCCCCCAGGAGAGAAGCTGCtcccctggaggaggaggaggaggagacggaggAGAAAGATGATCCAGGAGAGACTGAGATTTCCGAGCGGCTAAACAGCACTTCTGCTGGGAGCTCCCatcccgaggaggaggaggaagacgaggaggaggaggaggaagggagcccCACCAGCGCAGAGTATTCGGAGGACTTTGAGTCCTCGGTAGCATCCGGGGAGCGACCCTCCTCCAGGGACCCCTCGGGTGCCTGGGCGCCTTCTGAGCATCCCGCCTCGTCCTCCCTCACCTGCCCTCCACAGGGTGCCAGGACCACCCACCTGCCAGCGAGGGTCGTTGTGAAGGATGCCGCCGTGCAGACAGGCCGCTCCTCTCTGGCCTATTGCTGGCTGCAAG gCGACGCTCCTGCAGCTCTCGGCCCAGCGATGGGAGCAGGAATCCCTCTGGAGACGCCGCCCATCGCCAGCCACGTCGTGAGCTTGGAGACGCTGGAAG CACTGACCACCTACAGCCCGGCCGTCTTCGCCCTCAACGAGCTGCTGAAGCAGAACATGCTGCTCATCCGGCAGTTTGCAGACGCCGCCCGCCGGCTCCACGCCTCCTGGGTGGCGTccctggaggaagaggggggcttCCACTACCACACCCTGGAAGAAGCCAAGGAG TACATCGAGCGCCACAAGCCCccgcctctgacagtggagcaaGCTTTGCGAGAACTGGAGCGGCGAGGGCAAGCCGCCTTTTGA
- the CHERP gene encoding calcium homeostasis endoplasmic reticulum protein — protein MEMPPLPPPPEDQELRNVIDKLAQFVARNGPEFEKMTMEKQKENPKFSFLFGGDFYGYYKYKLALEQQQLLCKQSQDLEPAPQIQPLPQPALATAAAPIATPQGTPSMEELIQQSLWNLQQQEQHLLALRQEQITSAIALAVEQQMQKVLEETQLDMNEFDNLLQPIIDTCTKDAISAGKNWMFSNAKSPHHCELMAGHLRNRITAEGAHFELRLHLIYLINDVLHHCQRKQQRDLLAALQKVVVPIYCTSFLAVEEDKQQKIARLLQLWEKNGYFDEAIIQQLQSPALGLGQYQATLIMEFSSVVQPVQVAFQQQIQTLKTQHEEFVSSLSQQQQQQQQQQQPQQPPPLQIPPPESEVKAAAAAPPPPAAPITPTDEGKPQLPLPGSAEYEATGAGAADPATAAPRGPGPHDHIPPNKPPWFEQPHPVTPWAQQQPPEQPPFPHHQGPPHCPPWNSNHEGMWNEQRESGWSNQRDAPWNSQPDPAWNSQFEAPWNNQHEQPPWGGGQREPPFRMQRPPHFRGPFPPHQQHPQFNQPPHPHNFNRFPPRFMQDDFPPRHPFERPPYPHRFDYPQGDFPQEIGPPHHHPGHRMPHPGISEHPPWGGPQHPDFGPPPHGFNGQPPHMRRQGPPHVNHDDPSLVPNVPYFDLPAGLMAPLVKLEDHDYKPLDPKDIRLPPPMPPSERLLAAVEAFYSPPSHDRPRNSEGWEQNGLYEFFRAKMRARRRKGQEKRNSGPSPSRSSRSKSRGRSSSRSNSRSSKSSGSYSRSRSRSCSRSRSYSRSQSRSRSGSRSSQSRSRSRSRSKSYSPGRRHRSRSRSQTPPSSAGLGSSSGPPIPESRLGEENKGHQMLVKMGWSGSGGLGAKEQGIQDPIKGGDIRDKWDQYKGVGVALDDPYENYRRNKSYSFIARMKARDET, from the exons CCCACAGATCCAGCCACTGCCCCAGCCCGCCCTGGCCACGGCGGCCGCCCCCATCGCCACACCGCAGGGCACCCCCTCCATGGAGgagctgatccagcagagccTGTGGAACctccagcagcaggagcagcacctCCTGGCTCTGAGACAG GAGCAAATCACTTCCGCCATCGCGCTTGCCGTGGAACAGCAGATGCAGAAGGTCCTCGAGGAGACCCAGCTGGACATGAACGAGTTCGACAACTTGCTGCAGCCCATCATCGACACCTGCACCAAAGACGCCATCTCG GCCGGCAAGAACTGGATGTTCAGCAACGCCAAGTCTCCGCACCACTGCGAGCTGATGGCCGGGCACCTGCGCAACCGCATCACCGCCGAGGGGGCGCATTTCGAGTTGCGCCTCCACTTGATCTACCTGATCAACGACGTCCTCCACCACTG ccagCGCAAGCAGCAGCGGGACCTCCTGGCCGCCTTGCAGAAAGTGGTGGTCCCCATCTACTGCACCAGCTTCCTGGCCGTGGAGGAGGACAAGCAGCAGAAGATTGCCCGG CTCCTTCAGCTGTGGGAGAAGAACGGCTACTTCGACGAGGCCATCATCCAGCAGCTCCAGAGCCCGGCCCTCGGATTGGGCCAATAccag GCCACCCTGATCATGGAGTTCAGCAGCGTCGTCCAGCCGGTCCAAGTGGCCTTCCAGCAACAGATCCAGACCCTCAAAACTCAGCACGAGGAGTTTGTCAGCAGCCtcagccaacagcagcagcagcagcaacaacagcagcagccgcagcagccgcCGCCACTGCAAATCCCACCTCCGGAAAGCGAAGTgaaggccgccgccgccgccccccctccTCCGGccgcccccatcacccccacAG ACGAAGGGAAGCCACAACTGCCGCTGCCGGGCTCTGCCGAGTACGAGGCCACGGGGGCCGGGGCCGCTGACCCGGCCACGGCTGCACCGCGGGGGCCCGGCCCCCACGACCACATCCCCCCCAACAAGCCGCCCTGGTTCGAGCAGCCACACCCCGTCACTCCCTGGGCACAGCAGCAG CCGCCTGAgcagccccccttcccccaccaccaGGGCCCCCCGCACTGCCCCCCCTGGAACAGCAACCACGAGGGGATGTGGAACGAGCAGAGggagagtggctggagcaaccagcGCGACGCCCCCTGGAACAGCCAGCCGGACCCCGCCTGGAACAGCCAGTTCGAGGCCCCCTGGAACAACCAGCACGAGCAGCCGCCCTGGGGAGGGGGCCAGAGGGAGCCGCCCTTCCGCATGCAGAGGCCCCCCCACTTCCGGGGGCCCTTCCCGCCCCACCAGCAGCACCCCCAGTTCAACCAGCCGCCCCACCCGCACAACTTCAACCGCTTCCCCCCGCGCTTCATGCAGGACGACTTCCCGCCGCGCCACCCTTTTGAGCGGCCCCCTTACCCGCACCGCTTCGACTACCCCCAAGGCGACTTCCCCCAGG aGATCGGTCCCCCGCACCACCACCCGGGCCACCGCATGCCGCACCCGGGGATCAGCGAGCACCCTCCCTGGGGGGGCCCGCAGCACCCTGACTTCGGGCCCCCGCCCCACGGGTTCAATGGGCAGCCCCCCCACATGCGCAGGCAGGGGCCCCCCCACGTCAACCACGACGACCCCAGCCTCGTGCCCAACGTCCCCTACTTCGACCTCCCCGCCGGACTGATGGCCCCCCTGGTCAAA CTGGAGGATCATGACTACAAGCCTTTGGACCCCAAAGACATCCGCCTGCCGCCCCCCATGCCCCCCAGCGAGAGGCTCCTGGCAGCCGTGGAGGCTTTCTACAGCCCCCCTTCGCACGACCGGCCAAGAAACAG CGAGGGCTGGGAGCAGAACGGTCTGTACGAGTTCTTCCGGGCGAAGATGAGGGCCCGGCGGCGCAaggggcaggagaagaggaacAG CGGCCCCTCGCCATCCCGGAGCAGCAGGTCCAAGAGCCGAGGGCGCTCCTCTTCGCGCTCCAACTCGAGGTCGTCCAAGTCCTCCGGCTCCTACTCCCGCTCCCGGTCGCGATCCTGCTCCCGATCACGGTCCTACTCCCGGTCCCAGTCCAG GAGCAGAAGCGGCTCTCGCTCCTCTCAGAGCCGCTCTCGGTCCAGGTCCCGGTCAAAATCCTACTCCCCCGGAAGGCGGCACCGGTCCCGATCCCGCAGCCAGACGCCTCC CTCCTCGGCCGGATTGGGATCCAGTTCAGGGCCCCCCATCCCCGAATCGAGACTCGGAGAGGAGAACAAGGGGCACCAGATGCTGGTGAAGATGG ggTGGAGCGGCTCCGGGGGGCTGGGGGCCAAGGAGCAGGGGATCCAAGACCCCATCAAAGGTGGCGACATCCGAGACAAGTGGGACCAGTACAAGGGCGTGGGGGTGGCCCTGGACGACCCCTACGAGAATTACCGGAGGAACAAGAGCTATTCCTTCATTGCCCGCATGAAGGCCAGAGACGAAA CTTAA